A single genomic interval of Methanofastidiosum sp. harbors:
- a CDS encoding PAS domain S-box protein has protein sequence MKYLALLFIFLVLFSLCGTQIIRGEENDIGNKLISKGGKLSLVTLFDFYFDYGTYEPIPTYTNIKGDLNLDLENVEKLFGYNVEDFTFGKVSFSGCIHPDDLKRVANEVEKYSNEKGIIEFIHDPYRIITKDGVIKFVSDWTFIVRNLEGNITHYKGIVEDITERKKAEDRLKSTNKQLEDIIEFLPDATFIIDNDKKIIAWNRAMEQMTGIPKIEILGKDRSYGAVPFYGRQRPYLIDLIFKPDSDISSKYDFVKRKGKALYVEVFTPAIYNGKGAYMWAIASPLFDAEGNVIGAIESIRDINEFKTTEKALRESEEKYRTLFEDSKNPIWTTSQEGIILDANQAAAELLGYTKDELIGIDVNYLYVDPNHRRIFQAEIEEKGFVKNFQSQWKTKDGRQLDLLFDFTLWKGSDGNIIGYRGIAEDVTLINRSQKQLGENLEYFAHLVDHIRNPLTIICGFAQVEIENEKTKNRFLKQIARIEEIIKQLDQGWMDTEDTRRFMKRYM, from the coding sequence ATGAAATATCTCGCCTTATTGTTTATTTTCTTAGTATTGTTTTCATTATGTGGTACTCAGATTATTAGAGGGGAAGAAAATGATATTGGAAATAAACTAATCTCTAAAGGCGGAAAATTATCTCTCGTGACATTATTTGATTTCTATTTTGATTATGGCACGTATGAGCCCATTCCAACTTATACAAATATAAAAGGGGACTTAAATTTAGATTTAGAAAATGTTGAAAAACTTTTTGGATATAACGTTGAAGACTTTACTTTTGGGAAAGTTTCTTTTTCTGGATGCATACATCCTGATGATCTTAAAAGAGTTGCCAATGAAGTTGAAAAATATAGCAATGAAAAAGGAATAATTGAATTTATACATGACCCCTATCGTATTATTACAAAAGACGGAGTGATTAAATTCGTGAGTGATTGGACCTTCATTGTCAGGAATTTAGAAGGAAATATTACTCATTACAAAGGCATCGTTGAAGATATAACTGAAAGAAAAAAAGCTGAAGATCGTTTAAAGTCTACAAATAAACAACTTGAAGACATAATAGAATTCTTACCTGATGCAACATTTATCATTGACAACGACAAAAAAATCATAGCTTGGAATCGCGCAATGGAACAAATGACGGGAATTCCAAAAATAGAAATTTTAGGAAAGGATCGTTCTTATGGGGCAGTTCCTTTTTATGGAAGGCAGAGGCCCTATTTAATAGATCTCATCTTCAAACCTGACTCAGATATTTCTTCTAAATATGATTTTGTAAAGCGGAAAGGAAAGGCATTGTATGTTGAAGTTTTTACGCCTGCCATTTACAATGGCAAAGGGGCTTACATGTGGGCAATAGCTTCGCCACTTTTTGATGCTGAAGGTAATGTAATTGGAGCAATAGAATCAATTCGTGATATCAATGAATTCAAAACGACAGAAAAGGCGTTAAGAGAAAGTGAAGAGAAATATCGTACACTGTTTGAAGACTCAAAAAACCCAATATGGACAACAAGTCAAGAAGGGATTATACTTGATGCCAATCAAGCAGCGGCAGAACTTCTTGGTTATACGAAAGATGAGTTGATTGGGATTGATGTAAATTATCTTTACGTTGATCCCAATCACAGGAGAATATTTCAAGCTGAGATTGAGGAAAAAGGATTTGTCAAAAATTTCCAGTCACAATGGAAAACAAAAGATGGGCGCCAGTTAGATCTTTTATTCGACTTCACCCTTTGGAAGGGCAGCGATGGAAACATTATAGGGTACAGAGGGATAGCAGAAGATGTCACTCTAATTAATAGATCTCAAAAGCAATTAGGAGAAAATCTAGAGTACTTTGCACACCTCGTAGACCATATAAGAAATCCATTAACAATTATTTGTGGATTTGCACAAGTCGAAATTGAAAATGAAAAAACAAAAAACCGTTTTTTGAAGCAAATAGCCAGAATTGAAGAAATAATAAAGCAATTAGATCAAGGCTGGATGGATACAGAGGACACAAGGAGATTTATGAAGAGGTATATGTGA